Proteins encoded together in one Mycobacterium simiae window:
- a CDS encoding SDR family NAD(P)-dependent oxidoreductase → MVDVDRARARTFVVTGAASGIGLATARRLLAEGATVIGADLQTPPALGSEFHHVAADVTDEAQIQAVFAAVPGRLDGVFHAAGVAGGGPVHLLERAEWDRVIGINLTGTFLVAKAALATMIQQDRVDGERGSIVTVASIEGLEGTAGGSSYNAAKGGVVLLTKNIALDYGPSGIRANVICPGFIDTPMAQSVFGLPGMAGPLASITEEHALQRLGRAEEVAAVAAFLLSRDASFVSGQAIAVDGGYTAGRDHGVVKLFGFPT, encoded by the coding sequence ATGGTCGACGTTGATCGTGCCCGTGCTCGGACGTTCGTCGTAACGGGAGCGGCGTCGGGTATCGGCCTGGCCACAGCGCGGCGGCTGCTGGCCGAAGGCGCCACCGTCATTGGCGCAGACCTGCAAACCCCACCGGCCCTGGGTTCGGAGTTTCACCACGTCGCGGCCGACGTGACCGACGAAGCCCAAATTCAAGCCGTTTTTGCGGCGGTGCCTGGCCGCCTCGACGGGGTCTTTCACGCCGCCGGCGTCGCGGGCGGCGGACCCGTGCATTTGCTGGAGCGCGCGGAATGGGACCGGGTGATCGGGATCAATCTCACCGGCACCTTTTTGGTGGCCAAAGCGGCGCTGGCCACGATGATCCAGCAGGACCGGGTCGACGGCGAACGCGGTTCGATCGTGACGGTAGCCAGTATCGAGGGATTGGAGGGCACCGCGGGCGGCAGTTCGTACAACGCCGCAAAGGGCGGAGTTGTGCTGCTGACTAAGAACATTGCGCTCGATTACGGTCCGAGCGGTATCCGAGCCAACGTGATCTGCCCCGGTTTCATCGATACGCCGATGGCGCAGAGCGTGTTCGGCCTGCCCGGCATGGCGGGTCCGCTGGCCTCGATCACCGAGGAACACGCGCTACAGCGGCTCGGCCGTGCCGAGGAGGTCGCCGCCGTGGCCGCGTTCCTGCTGTCGCGCGACGCGTCGTTCGTCAGCGGCCAGGCCATTGCCGTCGACGGGGGCTATACCGCGGGTCGCGATCACGGTGTGGTCAAACTCTTCGGCTTTCCGACATAG
- a CDS encoding LysR family transcriptional regulator → MELRHLRYFVAVAEELNFGRAAKRLCIAGPSLSQQIKVLERDLRVRLFDRDRRSVTLTATGAALLPSARILLDQADQLRRSAIGLSLAEPVRVGYAHWLPADLADRTAAVAKVHIDTWVLPSHAQVARVAEGGVDLAICGVRSSDLDRHGLNAHLIGADQLHAVSVGSDASPVEASDTIVLLDADSGSWFSWNRYGEQFARETGARTVRISDGGLAAPMFFEHVRRLGRPVLCSPKAQSAVVPADLVQRPITGPTPFWTWSLVWRRNENRETVRAVIDALTADAEIPDLDEAWLPFTDPYRTRITLATA, encoded by the coding sequence GTGGAGTTGCGTCACCTTCGTTATTTCGTTGCCGTCGCCGAAGAGCTGAACTTCGGTCGTGCCGCCAAGCGGTTATGCATTGCCGGACCGTCGCTTTCACAGCAGATCAAGGTTCTCGAGCGTGATCTTAGGGTGCGCTTGTTCGACCGCGATCGCCGCTCTGTGACCCTGACTGCGACCGGTGCGGCGCTGCTTCCGTCGGCTCGTATTCTGCTGGATCAAGCGGATCAGTTGCGCCGGTCGGCAATCGGGCTGTCATTGGCCGAGCCCGTCCGGGTCGGCTATGCACACTGGCTGCCTGCGGATTTGGCCGACCGGACGGCGGCGGTGGCCAAGGTCCATATCGACACCTGGGTGCTGCCGTCGCACGCCCAGGTCGCCCGCGTCGCCGAGGGCGGCGTCGACCTGGCGATCTGCGGCGTACGGTCCTCGGATCTGGATCGGCACGGCCTGAACGCGCATCTGATTGGCGCCGATCAACTCCATGCGGTGAGCGTCGGTTCGGACGCGTCGCCGGTGGAGGCGTCCGACACCATCGTGCTACTCGACGCCGACTCCGGCAGCTGGTTCTCGTGGAACCGGTACGGCGAGCAATTCGCCAGAGAGACTGGGGCTCGCACAGTGCGCATCAGCGACGGAGGCCTGGCGGCTCCAATGTTTTTCGAACACGTCCGGCGCTTGGGCCGGCCGGTGCTGTGCTCGCCGAAGGCGCAAAGCGCCGTCGTGCCGGCAGACCTCGTGCAGCGCCCGATCACCGGGCCGACACCGTTTTGGACGTGGTCGCTGGTGTGGCGCCGCAATGAGAACCGCGAAACCGTGCGTGCCGTGATCGATGCATTGACGGCTGACGCCGAGATTCCGGACCTCGACGAGGCCTGGCTGCCGTTCACCGACCCGTACCGGACGAGAATCACGTTGGCGACCGCCTGA
- a CDS encoding long-chain-fatty-acid--CoA ligase has translation MPATDVSTTRTLVGMVELHGQRRPDAIALHYGGQQWSWAQWAARIRRTAGLLRNAGLQRGQVVAFLDKNHPACLEALLAATSIGAVATIVNWRVIGDELAHVLNDSGARVLLVGAELRPALDAIRTKVPGVERIIVVGGDEDEYEGLLGAADPVMPDPDVADTDAALTIYSSGTTGRPKGVLLTQRALVNHIINLSGPFPFAEGDANLVAMPLFHVGGIAYAFFGIRAGVPTFLTREPDAATLIGALKSGVTHAFLVPPVIARFLDAGEVGIGALSSLRYLVYGAAPMPLPLLQRALEAWPGINFIQVYGQTELCGAITALDAEDHRNSRRPELLMSAGKAAPGNDIRIVDPDTGEQVPNGEAGEIWVRSDQRMIGYLNRPEATAETITAGDWLRTGDIGRIDAEGYLFIEDRLKDMIITGGENVYGPEVESVLQEHPLITDAAIIGVPDEHWGESVKAIVVASAEVEPAEIIEFCRGHLASYKCPRTVDFVDELPRNASGKILKNQLREPYWKDRARKV, from the coding sequence ATGCCAGCAACCGACGTCAGCACCACGCGGACGCTCGTCGGAATGGTCGAGCTGCACGGGCAGCGGCGCCCCGACGCCATCGCCCTGCACTACGGCGGGCAGCAGTGGTCGTGGGCGCAGTGGGCGGCGCGGATCCGACGGACCGCCGGACTCTTGCGAAACGCCGGCCTGCAGCGCGGCCAGGTGGTGGCCTTCCTGGACAAGAACCACCCCGCCTGTCTGGAGGCCCTGCTGGCGGCCACCTCGATCGGTGCGGTGGCCACGATCGTGAACTGGCGGGTCATCGGCGACGAACTCGCCCACGTACTCAACGACAGCGGCGCCCGGGTGCTTCTGGTGGGTGCCGAGCTGCGACCCGCCCTCGACGCGATCCGTACCAAAGTGCCTGGCGTGGAGCGCATTATCGTGGTCGGCGGCGATGAGGACGAGTACGAAGGGCTGCTAGGGGCGGCGGATCCGGTCATGCCCGATCCTGACGTCGCCGATACCGACGCGGCCCTGACGATCTACAGCTCGGGCACCACCGGACGCCCGAAAGGTGTCTTGCTGACGCAGCGCGCGCTGGTCAACCACATCATCAACCTCTCTGGGCCGTTTCCGTTCGCCGAAGGCGACGCGAACCTGGTCGCCATGCCCCTGTTCCACGTGGGTGGGATCGCCTATGCGTTCTTCGGTATCCGGGCGGGCGTCCCGACATTCTTGACGCGCGAACCCGACGCCGCCACGCTGATCGGCGCCTTGAAAAGCGGTGTGACGCATGCCTTTTTGGTGCCCCCGGTGATCGCCCGGTTCCTGGACGCCGGGGAGGTGGGAATCGGCGCGCTGTCAAGCCTGCGGTACCTGGTGTACGGCGCGGCGCCAATGCCGCTGCCGTTGTTGCAGCGAGCGCTCGAGGCCTGGCCGGGGATCAATTTCATCCAGGTGTACGGCCAGACCGAGCTGTGCGGGGCGATCACCGCCCTGGATGCCGAAGACCACCGTAATTCCAGGCGTCCAGAGCTGCTGATGTCGGCGGGAAAGGCCGCCCCAGGCAATGACATTCGCATCGTGGATCCAGACACGGGTGAGCAGGTCCCCAACGGGGAGGCCGGCGAGATCTGGGTGCGCAGCGATCAGCGCATGATCGGCTATCTGAATCGGCCCGAGGCGACCGCCGAGACCATCACCGCCGGCGATTGGCTGCGCACGGGCGACATCGGACGCATTGACGCCGAGGGCTATCTGTTCATCGAGGACCGGCTCAAGGACATGATCATCACCGGCGGGGAGAACGTGTACGGGCCCGAGGTGGAAAGCGTGCTGCAGGAGCATCCACTGATCACCGATGCCGCCATCATCGGCGTTCCCGACGAGCACTGGGGAGAATCGGTCAAGGCCATCGTGGTGGCCAGCGCCGAGGTCGAACCCGCCGAGATCATCGAGTTCTGCCGCGGGCACCTGGCCAGCTACAAATGCCCCCGCACGGTCGACTTCGTCGACGAACTGCCCCGCAACGCGAGCGGTAAGATCCTCAAAAACCAGCTTCGCGAACCCTATTGGAAGGACCGCGCCCGCAAGGTGTGA
- a CDS encoding MBL fold metallo-hydrolase translates to MDEQRRDCAIAVLGGPTTVIDIAGRRIVMDPTFDPPGPHGYLTKLKGPVVGADALGQIDVVLISHDQHPDNLDDEGRRVALAAPLIVTHPGAAGRLGSSAVGLKPWQSYYLPGGPGRIAAQAVPAVHGPADGVRDMEGHVNCEVTGFVLYGPGLPTVYLSGDNASMSAVGEVADRVGDIDVAVLFAGAATVPSKERGRPLTLTSARAAAAAEVLGAQTVIPAHVDGWAHFTEGGNEIAAAFDQAGLKRVLRTAAPGEWIDLK, encoded by the coding sequence ATAGACGAGCAGCGCCGGGACTGTGCGATAGCTGTGCTGGGAGGCCCCACAACAGTCATCGACATCGCGGGCCGCCGGATCGTGATGGACCCGACCTTCGATCCGCCCGGTCCGCACGGCTACCTGACGAAGCTCAAAGGGCCTGTGGTGGGCGCCGATGCCCTCGGCCAAATCGACGTGGTGCTGATCAGCCACGACCAACATCCGGACAACCTGGACGACGAAGGCCGTCGGGTGGCGCTGGCCGCACCGCTGATCGTGACCCACCCCGGCGCTGCCGGACGGCTGGGGTCCTCGGCCGTCGGGTTAAAGCCGTGGCAGTCGTATTACCTGCCGGGCGGTCCTGGACGGATTGCGGCGCAAGCGGTTCCGGCCGTGCACGGCCCCGCCGACGGCGTGCGCGACATGGAAGGCCATGTCAACTGCGAGGTGACCGGTTTTGTGCTGTACGGACCGGGTCTGCCCACCGTCTATCTCAGCGGGGACAACGCGTCGATGAGCGCGGTCGGCGAGGTGGCCGATCGCGTGGGCGACATCGACGTCGCGGTGCTGTTCGCGGGCGCCGCGACCGTGCCGAGCAAGGAGCGCGGACGGCCGCTGACGCTGACCTCGGCGCGCGCTGCCGCGGCGGCCGAAGTACTCGGCGCCCAGACGGTGATACCGGCCCACGTGGACGGCTGGGCGCACTTCACCGAGGGCGGCAATGAGATCGCTGCGGCTTTCGACCAGGCCGGCCTCAAGCGGGTGCTGCGCACCGCCGCCCCCGGCGAATGGATCGACCTGAAGTAA
- a CDS encoding PPE family protein, producing the protein MEFGALPPEINSGRIYSGPGSGPLLAAAAAWDGLAAELRSAGAVYAAIVADLTSTGWFGPSSRSMVAAVVPYIAWLNSTAGGAEQTASQAKAAAAAFEAVFAATVPPQLVAANRALLAALVASNILGQNTPAIAATEAEYTEMWAQDAAAMYAYAGASAAATELTPFTASPTTTDGDGESSQSTAVASAIESSAASDVQSKVSEAVSQAPLALQGLVNANAITTAAGAQLPLNLTDITGILKTFNSVMGTISGPYTPLGVANLMKNWYQIAVSIPNLGVGIQGIGPLLHPKPLIGVLAPLMHSDLLSGAAAVHSVGPGAVSAAAGRAGLVGSLSVPANWASAVPAIRTVAAELPETMLEAAPAMAVNGQQGMFAPTALSSLAGRAVGASATRAVAGSTVRVPGTVAADNIATTSTVIVIPPNAK; encoded by the coding sequence ATGGAATTCGGAGCGTTACCGCCGGAGATCAACTCCGGGCGGATCTACTCTGGGCCCGGATCGGGCCCGTTGCTGGCCGCCGCGGCCGCCTGGGACGGGCTCGCCGCCGAATTACGTTCGGCGGGCGCCGTTTACGCCGCTATCGTCGCCGACCTGACGAGCACCGGCTGGTTTGGCCCGTCGTCACGATCGATGGTCGCCGCGGTGGTCCCCTACATCGCCTGGCTGAACAGCACCGCCGGCGGAGCCGAACAAACCGCCTCGCAAGCCAAGGCGGCGGCGGCGGCCTTCGAGGCGGTCTTCGCGGCCACGGTGCCGCCCCAGCTCGTCGCGGCGAACCGGGCCTTGCTGGCGGCGTTGGTGGCAAGCAACATCCTGGGTCAGAACACACCGGCGATCGCAGCCACCGAGGCCGAGTACACCGAGATGTGGGCGCAGGACGCGGCCGCGATGTACGCCTACGCCGGCGCCTCGGCCGCCGCCACCGAGCTGACCCCGTTCACCGCGTCGCCCACCACGACCGACGGCGACGGCGAGAGCAGTCAATCGACCGCGGTCGCCTCGGCGATCGAGTCCTCGGCCGCCTCCGACGTGCAATCCAAAGTCTCCGAGGCGGTTTCGCAGGCGCCGCTGGCCCTGCAAGGCCTGGTGAACGCAAACGCGATCACCACGGCGGCGGGGGCTCAGCTGCCGTTGAACCTGACGGACATCACCGGAATTCTCAAGACCTTCAACAGCGTGATGGGCACGATCTCCGGACCGTACACCCCGCTCGGTGTCGCCAACCTGATGAAGAACTGGTACCAGATCGCGGTCAGCATCCCCAACCTGGGAGTCGGGATTCAAGGTATCGGCCCCCTGCTGCACCCCAAGCCACTCATCGGCGTCTTGGCGCCGCTGATGCACAGCGACCTACTCAGTGGTGCGGCGGCCGTGCATTCGGTCGGCCCGGGCGCGGTCTCGGCCGCCGCGGGCCGCGCCGGTCTGGTGGGGTCGTTGTCAGTGCCGGCCAACTGGGCCTCGGCCGTTCCCGCGATTCGGACCGTCGCCGCGGAGCTGCCCGAGACGATGCTCGAAGCCGCTCCCGCGATGGCCGTCAACGGCCAGCAGGGCATGTTCGCTCCGACGGCGCTGTCGAGCCTGGCCGGGCGTGCCGTTGGGGCGAGTGCGACCCGCGCTGTCGCGGGGTCGACCGTCCGGGTGCCCGGCACCGTCGCGGCCGACAACATCGCGACCACCTCCACCGTCATCGTCATACCGCCGAACGCGAAATAA
- a CDS encoding PPE family protein, whose translation MVFSDFAALPPEIISTQIYSGPGAGPLLAAATAWEALAAELHATAASYGSVISELVDESWTGESSAAMAAAAGPYVAWMSATAGQAEQTAAQAKAAAGAYEAALAATVPPIVVAANRLELVELLQTNVLGQNDAEIAANEAEYAEMWARDSAAMFSYASASQAAGELPPFEEAPPTTNDTGQLTQAAAAATSESSSLSSWLKQIEDYLTSLSSQYTKFWQNLIGGATGSTEVAPFWEALYSSMGQVGTQATWTNVVNASSSLGISQWKNFFIYAPWSAAMSKSTLGAGLASPGKVAAAIPVKPVSAVLGNAPTVGHLSVPPSWATATPAIRLSATALPAASAAAAAAADFPANLVNEATMGSLAGGALGSPAARVVSSTGIQTRAITGERRVGPVKLDSVIAQLQEQPEMVQHWSVDEAGLDDLVARLTTTPGVHAVHVTDGEEIAVGGTESKLG comes from the coding sequence ATGGTTTTCAGCGACTTCGCAGCACTGCCACCGGAGATCATCTCCACCCAGATCTACTCGGGCCCGGGCGCGGGTCCGTTGCTGGCGGCCGCCACGGCGTGGGAGGCGCTGGCCGCCGAGTTGCACGCCACGGCGGCCTCCTACGGTTCGGTGATCTCGGAGCTGGTCGACGAGTCGTGGACCGGTGAGTCGTCCGCGGCCATGGCCGCGGCGGCGGGCCCGTATGTGGCGTGGATGTCGGCGACGGCGGGCCAGGCCGAACAGACCGCCGCCCAGGCCAAGGCGGCGGCCGGTGCCTACGAGGCGGCCCTGGCGGCCACCGTGCCACCCATCGTGGTCGCGGCCAACCGGCTCGAGTTGGTCGAACTGCTGCAGACCAACGTCCTGGGTCAAAACGACGCGGAGATCGCGGCGAACGAGGCCGAGTATGCCGAGATGTGGGCCCGCGATTCGGCCGCCATGTTCAGTTATGCCAGCGCGTCGCAGGCCGCCGGCGAGTTGCCGCCGTTCGAGGAGGCGCCCCCTACCACCAACGACACCGGCCAGCTGACCCAGGCCGCCGCGGCGGCTACGTCGGAGTCGAGCTCGTTGTCGTCCTGGCTGAAACAGATCGAGGACTACCTCACCTCGCTCAGCAGCCAATACACCAAGTTCTGGCAGAACCTGATCGGCGGGGCCACCGGAAGCACGGAAGTGGCGCCCTTCTGGGAGGCGCTGTATTCGAGCATGGGGCAGGTCGGCACCCAGGCGACCTGGACCAACGTCGTCAATGCCAGTTCGAGCCTGGGCATCTCACAGTGGAAGAACTTCTTCATCTATGCGCCGTGGAGCGCCGCCATGTCGAAGTCCACGCTGGGCGCCGGTCTGGCGTCACCGGGAAAGGTGGCGGCCGCCATCCCCGTCAAGCCCGTGTCGGCGGTCTTGGGCAACGCGCCGACGGTTGGGCACTTGTCGGTGCCACCGAGCTGGGCCACCGCCACCCCGGCGATCAGGCTGTCGGCGACCGCGCTGCCGGCCGCGAGCGCGGCCGCGGCCGCCGCGGCGGATTTCCCGGCGAACCTGGTCAACGAGGCGACTATGGGCAGCCTGGCGGGTGGGGCGCTGGGCAGCCCGGCGGCCCGCGTCGTCAGCTCGACCGGCATCCAGACCCGGGCGATCACCGGCGAGCGCCGCGTCGGGCCGGTCAAGCTCGACAGCGTCATCGCCCAACTTCAGGAGCAGCCCGAGATGGTGCAGCACTGGAGCGTCGACGAGGCCGGACTCGATGATCTGGTCGCGCGGCTGACGACGACACCCGGCGTGCACGCCGTGCACGTGACGGACGGCGAAGAGATCGCGGTGGGCGGGACCGAATCCAAGTTGGGATAG
- a CDS encoding DUF732 domain-containing protein: MKLLFAILGVSLSVVVAAPAYAIPGEDEEPTEENNEIFLADLQKVGITFQDPGQAVSAGKAVCGLISRGVSGLQLLNDLKDNNPALTTNGAAQFATISAKSYCPRQLEAPPSGKSG; encoded by the coding sequence ATGAAACTGCTGTTCGCGATTCTCGGCGTGTCGCTGAGCGTCGTAGTCGCGGCGCCCGCCTACGCCATACCCGGCGAGGACGAGGAGCCCACCGAGGAGAACAACGAGATCTTTCTCGCCGACCTGCAGAAGGTGGGCATCACCTTCCAGGACCCCGGCCAAGCGGTGAGCGCCGGTAAAGCCGTGTGCGGGTTGATCTCTCGGGGAGTCTCCGGTTTACAGCTCCTCAACGACCTCAAGGACAACAACCCCGCGCTGACCACCAACGGCGCGGCGCAGTTCGCGACGATATCGGCGAAGTCGTACTGCCCGCGCCAACTCGAGGCACCCCCGAGCGGCAAGAGCGGGTAA
- a CDS encoding PPE family protein: MADNDSLRPTQRRGAALPTDTFAAETCAEPRQAEQRSPARPNVTPLWPATEYGTLPPEINSGRIHSGPGAQSIVAAGEAWDRLADQLADMAAGYAAVRSQLGWTAHDPAPIARGLADHTAWLSATAARARRTAFYAKVAASVHDSAFAATVSPDVIESNRRQRRVLATTNHLGQASGAIADIDADYEQMWAQDAAAMYAYARASAAVAALTPFSSPPAIADCDEPSRRNWALTAAPDVVATGSQVVSAIPAALGALTSAPLRTLDASLWAVTAPLSKLSSLSAPRDFAVSYLNSLNKAAAMHHAAATVSRAGHSSTRAGRGRAASVGLLSVPPAWPRE, translated from the coding sequence ATGGCAGACAACGACTCACTGCGGCCCACGCAACGACGCGGGGCCGCGCTGCCGACCGACACATTCGCCGCCGAGACGTGTGCCGAGCCGCGGCAGGCTGAGCAGCGATCCCCGGCGCGGCCGAATGTGACGCCGCTCTGGCCGGCAACCGAGTACGGCACGCTGCCGCCCGAGATCAATTCCGGGCGAATACATTCCGGCCCTGGCGCGCAATCGATCGTGGCCGCAGGCGAGGCCTGGGACCGGCTGGCGGACCAACTGGCCGACATGGCGGCCGGGTACGCTGCCGTGCGCTCGCAACTGGGTTGGACAGCGCACGACCCGGCACCGATCGCTCGCGGGTTGGCGGACCACACGGCCTGGCTGTCGGCGACCGCCGCCCGCGCGAGGCGGACAGCGTTCTACGCCAAAGTAGCTGCGAGCGTGCATGATTCGGCATTCGCAGCGACGGTGTCGCCTGACGTTATCGAGAGCAATCGTCGGCAGCGGCGCGTGCTGGCCACGACCAATCACCTCGGTCAGGCCAGCGGGGCGATCGCGGACATCGACGCCGACTACGAACAGATGTGGGCCCAGGACGCCGCCGCCATGTACGCCTACGCCCGCGCTTCCGCCGCCGTCGCGGCGCTGACACCGTTCAGCTCGCCCCCGGCAATCGCGGACTGCGACGAGCCGAGCCGGCGCAACTGGGCACTGACCGCGGCACCGGACGTGGTCGCGACCGGATCCCAGGTCGTCTCGGCCATCCCTGCCGCACTGGGCGCGCTGACCTCCGCGCCCCTGAGGACCCTCGACGCGTCGCTGTGGGCGGTGACCGCGCCGTTGTCCAAGCTGAGTTCGCTGTCGGCACCGCGGGACTTTGCCGTCAGCTACCTCAATTCCCTCAACAAGGCGGCGGCCATGCACCACGCGGCGGCCACAGTGTCGCGCGCCGGGCACAGCTCGACCCGGGCCGGGCGAGGCCGCGCGGCATCGGTGGGGCTGTTGTCGGTGCCCCCGGCATGGCCGCGAGAGTGA
- a CDS encoding TolB-like translocation protein has protein sequence MTSSRRSTAGHEAPRPGADGASVPGRTWRRRAGIVALAAVLAAGCSSNDATASHQAPGNPTTSAPTAAAEMAAHGVEKSIGDVPWSQVGPGWMLATWSPAVSTPPGVSPPPGSPARDTVPVTLYLVDPAGGRYAITTFPPNTEPHGVEWSGDGGHAVWASAGPGKSTVVTELDLHNGARTTFTVNGSYVAPRFTRPDGKALLLTVDKKLMRVDLAGNPQLTYPTDKLASAFKGRYLSTPDGTQLVLGTASGLALMANDGTVGKELSSAAGSCSPVRWWDTGAKTVLASCSAANQRSRLWLVPIDGSAPTALTAPITDPASHDTGDISAWQLPAGTYVQYAGGCGAIHLGKLNPDGTVSKVSVPNVDPSHSIYVIGVHGGNLDLKATVAGCGPAQSLLEYDPAAGTTTVLLGPPLNGGAVISAVPYPGEK, from the coding sequence ATGACGAGTTCGCGCCGCTCCACCGCCGGCCACGAAGCCCCGCGGCCCGGTGCCGACGGTGCATCAGTCCCGGGGAGGACATGGCGACGTCGCGCTGGGATCGTCGCGCTGGCCGCGGTTCTGGCGGCTGGGTGCTCGTCGAACGATGCGACCGCATCGCACCAAGCGCCGGGTAACCCCACGACGTCCGCGCCGACCGCGGCTGCAGAGATGGCGGCTCATGGTGTCGAGAAATCGATCGGCGACGTGCCCTGGTCGCAAGTCGGTCCGGGCTGGATGCTCGCCACCTGGAGTCCCGCCGTGAGCACGCCTCCCGGCGTGTCGCCGCCTCCCGGCTCGCCGGCGCGCGACACGGTCCCCGTCACCCTGTACCTCGTCGACCCCGCGGGCGGTCGCTACGCGATCACCACCTTCCCGCCGAATACTGAACCCCATGGGGTCGAGTGGTCGGGCGACGGCGGCCACGCCGTTTGGGCCTCCGCGGGCCCCGGAAAATCGACGGTGGTCACCGAGCTCGACCTGCACAACGGCGCCCGCACCACATTCACCGTTAACGGCTCGTATGTCGCCCCTCGCTTCACGCGCCCCGACGGCAAGGCGCTGCTGCTGACAGTGGACAAAAAACTGATGCGGGTCGACCTGGCCGGCAACCCGCAGCTGACCTATCCGACCGACAAGCTTGCGAGCGCCTTCAAAGGTCGGTATCTCTCAACCCCGGACGGCACGCAGCTGGTGCTGGGTACCGCCTCCGGCCTTGCTCTGATGGCCAACGACGGAACAGTCGGTAAGGAGCTGTCGTCCGCGGCAGGAAGCTGCTCACCAGTGCGATGGTGGGACACCGGCGCGAAAACCGTCCTTGCCAGCTGCAGCGCCGCAAACCAGCGCTCACGACTCTGGCTGGTCCCCATCGACGGTTCAGCACCGACCGCGCTGACCGCCCCGATAACGGACCCGGCGTCGCACGACACCGGTGACATAAGCGCATGGCAACTGCCGGCCGGCACCTATGTCCAGTACGCGGGCGGATGCGGGGCCATCCACCTCGGCAAGCTCAACCCCGATGGCACGGTGTCCAAGGTGTCGGTGCCCAATGTCGATCCGAGTCACAGCATCTACGTGATCGGAGTCCACGGCGGGAACCTCGACCTCAAAGCCACGGTCGCCGGTTGCGGACCCGCCCAGTCGCTGCTCGAGTACGACCCCGCCGCCGGCACCACCACCGTTCTGCTGGGACCGCCGCTCAACGGCGGCGCGGTCATCAGCGCGGTGCCTTACCCGGGCGAGAAGTAG